The Polyodon spathula isolate WHYD16114869_AA chromosome 15, ASM1765450v1, whole genome shotgun sequence genome segment attacaatattctgacagtgttgattaatatgaaacatgaagtaatgaaagtaaagtaacGAGAGAAGCAactttttctcataaaactggaatatgctaacaaggccttataagagcctgccaagtttgacttcttccagcaggtgctttcatagactgctattttcaaatggttttacagatctatttgaaaggagtatatacagtattactataattattgacAAAGCGTATGTCATATTATTTCAGTCAACACAAGTTAGTTTAAATCATCCAGTTAATTTCTAATAACTCAGCACGTTCCCAACAGGGTTTGATCTCTgccaggctcagctcggactggttctgcgaacaccacgacaagcctgtgcatccagcattTTACATCAGACGTGTGGTCAACCAGTgtctttacttgatacctgcaaaaaaatcttgttagctgggctcccatctctacattcccattcccatcgtcagtgggcaaaaacattttaactgaatctgaatccatcaaagaaccgcacacccttgcaaacgaggccttccatgcaaaaggatctaatgacttatagcacaaaagggacatgccaGAGCCGTCTGTGTTTGACCAAAACACACAGGTCAAAGATTTTATGCCTGCTGATGGATAGGCTACTTACTGCTCTTACTGAAAGAAGTTTTTTGACATCTGATGGGTTTAAATTAAACGAGAGTGAGAAAAAACCTTAGCAAGATTATAACATTTGAAACAAATTGactgcagcttttttttcagatcagtccaaagcatttctattggattgagatctggtgattgcgaaggccattccagaacttttatcttagTTTTCTTAAAGAATTCCAGAGTTAGCTCAGCCATATGCTTCAAgttgttgtcatgttggaagCTAAATTGTCTGGCAGTCAGCCTCCGAGCAGGTgatatcattgtactttgtagaatgctTTGATACATGTCAgcattcattcgatcttcaatcacatgaaagtctccagtccctgaactgctaaaacatcCCCATATCATGATCGAACCATCGTGTTGAACTGTAGGTACTGTGTAAGGTTTTCTTCttttgaaggctttccctttttttctccaaacatactgtgatCTGTTTTTgggggaaaagttatattttagactCATTGGACTAGATCCTTTTGTttaagaatgcttcagattccagttcatatttcttggcaaattttagataatttgtattaattttctaCGTGCATCTATTAAAGGTCTGCAatcatacaactcttctgtgttcaggtacCTTTGTACATCTCTTTTGTGCACAATTATGCCCaatgcttctaaatctttaagTACTTTcgtagatacttttttttttttttagctgtctggatgattctcctacctgctgtacacACAATTTTCTTTGGATGCCCACTTCTTTCATTCAAGCACTTCAGTTGAATTTGTCCTGTGGTGGTTCTTGATTATTTCTCTGATTGTGAATTTatatattccatatttctttgatactgttctgtagccatttcctttgttgcagtttgctacaagtgcttttcaCAAATGTGAATCCAATTTCTTTGTctttgaccatcatctgctgtgttgccaaaacattcttctttaacagatgttggaaataattacttCTTATTCtagctattgactttataatgcagcttagttactttgtaatggttttcagttaatatatttttaatgagttCTATAagatttttacagacttttaatgtaaagatgcTGTGACATGAAGGGCAAGTGGTGACATCCCCCAGACCAGCAAGTTGGCACAGGCTAGTATTGCGGGTTGAACCGCTGGGCTtgtatttagttaaataaaaaataaatcaaaaggacatcaaaaacacagctcatagagccaaaataaacagtttgaacaaaaacaaatcacaaactcAAAATCCTGACACCAAACAAGTATCAGGCTGGTCCTTGCAGCATGGGTAGCAATTGGTGTTCTTTTAAATCTTTACCTCATTCACTTTCCTCCTCTATGAACACCCATCCCCAACACAGACCAAGACACGCTTATTAcaagtggccatctccaaattggcAATCATTTAagcaatttggagatggccaccttctgcaaaaGAGTTTGAATATGCGTGGTCGACAGCCAATTTGCcaataaatcattagctgccGACCACTCATTCTAACGGGATGAAGTCTGGCAGAGACATGCTCCAAACATCGCCCCTGCTAAACCACATCAtactataacaaaaacattgtttgtttttatttaaattaacacaaaccaatacatttttattctaaCAAACATTGTACCAGCCGAACACTGCCCTGCCACATATTTACATGCAGGGGGGTACCAATACTTTcttgaacaaatatttgaaattgcttaagtgcttgatttatttatatatatatatatatatatatatatatatatatatatatatatatatatatatatatatatatatatatatacacacacacacacacagtggcttgcaaaagtattcagacccctgaccaattcactcatattactgaattgtaaatgatacattgaaatttcatatgttagatatttaaaaaaaaaaaaaaaacttaaactcaaaatcaattactgtaaggtgacattggttttatgttgggaaatatttttaagaaaaataaaaaactgaaatatcttgcttgcataagcattcaacccccacacattaatatttggtagagccacctttcgctgcagtaacagctttaagtcttttggggtaagtaggtaccagctttgcacacagtgtcggaatgattttggcccattcttcttggcagatttgctccaggttgttcaggttggctggacgacgcttgtggaccgcaattttcaaatagtgctacagattctcaatgggattgagatcaagactttgactgggccactgtaggaaattcacctttttgttcttgagccactccaatgttgctttggccttgtgcttgggatcattgtcctgctgaaaggtgaatttccttccaagcttcagttttttagtggactgaagcagattctcttgcagtattttcctgtattttgctccatccattcttccttcaattgtaacaagatgcccagtccctgctgatgagaagcatccccacagcatgatgctgccaccaccatacttcactgtagggatggtgtgtcttgaggcatgggcagtgttagatttgcgccacaAATAGCactgagttttggccaaaaagttccatcttggtctcatctgaccacaaaaccttttcccacatcgcactgggtcactctcatgctttctggcaaactccagacgtgctttcagatggtactttttgagtaactgcttctttcttgccaccttcccatacaggacagtgttatgcagagctcttgatatggttgactggtgcaccattactccactcccagccactgaactctgtagctccttcaaagtgattgttggcctctctgtggcttctctcacaagtctccttgtttgagcgctgagttttgagggacggccttttcttggcagtgccagggtgatgtgatgcagcttccacttcctgatttattgatccaactgtgctcactgggatatccaaacacttggatattattttgtaccctttccctaatatatgcatttgtattactttatctctaacttctttagaatgctctttggtcttcattttccttcagattcacagccttaccaatgatctttcaacagtggggtttttatccagaaaatgtgacagcaactttaatggttcacaggtggaggccaatggtaaggtaattgtgtcctcgttagggcaatttctttcatcggtgcaaactgggagcttccacagcacaggggttgaatacttatgcaagcaagttatttcagttttttatttttcttaaaaacatttccaaacataaaaccggtatttgttttaattcttaTATCAAGTGTAGGGTGTCAATACTTGTCTGACTGTACATCTTGCACTGCGGTCGGCTGACAAACTTCAGTTTGATTGGTAAAACACAAGACGTTGCTACTGTACGTACATTGCAGAAGTGGCGTTGGCTGTTTCATCACACACCAATATAGGAAATGTCATGTTTCGCTATAGaagatgttaaaatatgtttatgaagCACTTGTCTACAGACCACTATATACGTTGGAAGCACTTGTCCGTCCAAACTTTTGACTGTCACAAGCTGCAAATAGAGCATACAGTGGTTTCCCTGGAGATGGGTCTTGCACAAGGTCTGTTGGACGAATGGCTGTAAATTGTAGATCAGCCCTGAAGGTTAAACATAATTCAATTTGTTTGCTTTCAGTTACTACTGTATATGTGGGCAAGCCTTATTTAATTCAAGGTCTAATTTTTAAGAGAAAAAATAAGCTGCATGATTTGATTGAGAGGCGCTGTAAATGGGTTTTTCTAAGttcatttttttgtgaaagggaGATTTGCTACAGTACATACAAGCtttacgtatgtgtgtgtgtgtgtgtgtgtgtgtgtgtgtgtgtgtgtgtgtgatttttatttatgtaatttttcttttctctgcagGGGTCAGCACAGAACGAGTTATAGTTGATCCACATATTACAGCAATTTTGGGAAAAAAGATCGAGCTGATGTGTGTGGTTCACGTTCAAGAGGCACTGACGCAGATTTCCTGGGAGAAAGTTCACAATGGAAGTACACAAACACTTGCTGTTTTTAATCCGACATACGGAATTTCTATTCCTGATGAATATCAGGATAAACTTTCGTTCAAAACCCCATCTGAGAATGATGCAACCCTAGTACTGGAAGAAGTGAGCTTTACTGATGCTGGAGAGTACACATGCAAGGTGGTAACCTTCCCTTATGGCAACACACAAGCATCGACCACTGTTACTGTAATGGGTATGTATAATACTATAAGAAAAATTGAAACGTTAGTGGTGGGATgggcatgtttaaaattcaaagaaatattctaataaactaaTATCTGAAAATATGCCCCAGCACTACTGTAAATGAGGTTTGATCATAAAACTTATATTttgtcaccattttttttttttttttttaacaaattagttTTAGTCCCTGAAAACAAATTGTTACTTGTGATGTTATAGTATTTAGGGTAAAATGGGTGcaagaatacatttatttgtgtgcatgtgtgtttattCCTGTTCACATTCATGATGTGGTTGTGCATATTTGAAGGGAAGGGCCTTTACTCTCTAAGTGTTCAATGGCAGAAGATTGCAATGAAATGTGCCACATTTAGCCCTTTGTGGTCctttgtcggaccaggtccgacattacagttttccctttccagtttgataacggaccctgtccgacatcctCAAAAAGATgttaagcacaggtctctagttgttttttatctggaaaaagctgagaaaccctttcaatggccaagtgagaccaataggagctgagggtggatctgagcaacacacagaggccctgcactgGACTGCCAAGGGTTAATAACTACATGTTTTAGTTTCCAATCAAATTAGTCCTCCTTTAAACTGAGACATAACTAAATAAGGGCTGCCCTAGAATGCTTATTTGTTTTCctatttatacagtagtatataaCAGTAAAACCTTAAAACAAGGATATTGCAATCATTGGAAAAAATTgaatatattacaaaattaatCTGTATGGCTAAATCATTAAACTTTAGAAGAAACACACCTTTTCTACATCTCCCCCATCTCCCTTGCAACTGCTAATTCTGCCAGTAAGCAAGAGCTGTGATTGGTGCACGTGAAAAATGTATAGTTTTTGTAACCCTCAGAAGCAGAAAGGACAAAAGAACCCCAAAAAATATGGATGTTAACTTTGAAGGATTACCTTGTATCTCTCCACAGTGGAACAATAGGATGCTATGTAGTGATACTACATGGTCTGTAACAATGCAGATAGATGGAAAACCCAGTAACTGCttaacacttaatatttaatgtatttttttagtaaTAAGAATTGTAATGGAGGTTACTATATTTACTGTTGGTTGCATACAGTAACCACAAAGCAATCCATACTCAAAATCTAGCATGCCAGCTGCTGCAGTGGAGTTGTAAGCTACTGAAAGACTTTCTTGGGCATTTGTGACATCATGGAGGTCACATTCCTGCCTCAGAATGGTTTAGTTTGTGCTGTCAAATGTATTTCTCAGTTTGTGAGTCTAGCTAAACTTGTGTGTGCCTCCTGTATTACAGTATGCCATTATTACTGTGGTGGGGCCAGACATCTTGCCACTACTGTTCCACATTCACAGAGGAGTTAGTCATAGCTGGAGAACAGGCACTATAATTAGTATAAAAAGAATGCCAAATGGCTTTACTGGCAGGAGGTGAGGAAAGGGGGTGTACTTGTTTTCTATTTCTGGGACGGGGTTATCCAGTTTTTTTCTCTGACTGCTGATCCTGGCTTAGGGTAAGGGTCAGATGCCATGTCAATATGCTGCAGATCTGGTTGTTTCAGTCTGCAACTcagacagctgctgctgcttcaactATTGGGCATCTTGGATTCTAAGTTACCTTGATAAACTGTAACTCTATTCACAGATCCCTTTGGTATATGATGataatggaaaaatattttgaaagttCAAAACTGCTATTCCTGATATTTGTCTAGTATAATAAAAGTCCCATGTTAAAAATGTGTGACATGCTTTACAGAAAATAATGTGTTGTGTACAGTCATGcagtaaaatattaaaactatatACATGATTTGGCCAGTCAGTAGATGGCTGAAGAGCACCGTTAAGAACCCTGGAATGAGGGTCTGGGTCTGTTATCAGGCTAGCAGTTGTTGGCACTTTTTTAGCACAGcattattgcaattatttttatCACATGATCCTTTTTTTTGGTACTACTTTACAGATCTTACAAATTTGAACTTATGGTCTAATAATTGCTTATTGAAATATAATGGGCGTTTCTGGTTGCCAGCATCAATAGCAAGTGACAAACCTTCATTAGTGTCTTGTTGAGTTTTAAAACTGCCAGACTGGACTATTACTGTGGGTTTGATGAATCGACTCTTGTTTTCAAATATAAGTAAGTATATTCCCAGAGAATATTTGTTTGATATTATAAAGTCAATTTAAAATTgttccaataaaaaaataaaaataaaactgtaatctCCTGTGTTTCAGTCTGTGAAAAAGAGGCTTAGCCCTTGACAGACAGCCCATTAAATGTATCGAATAAGATTgtgttacttttctttctttttcaaattaaCGTAAAGATTACCAGCAATCATGCTAAATCACCTAAAATGTTCATAAACCCAAAaagaatttaacaaaatatttactgCTGTAAAATGTGCATCAGAGGAACTTCAGGGATCGATGTATAAAGATCGCTCAGTAGCTAGTGTTTTGATTTTTAAGTTATAAATTACTGGAGACATACTAAATCTCTCTtcataaccaagaatgcttaccaacccgaaagaacacatttttttgttgatgGGATGACACTGGGATGATGAACTTCTTCACACTAATTGTAGTAAATGATCTAAAGTAGATGAGCCTGCCTACCCGTCAAACAAGTTTGTATAAAATCAAAACCATGCAtggtatttatacattttttttctgattgtagTCCCTGAGGGTTGTGGTTACCACTGGTAATGTTAGTTTTTAGGTATGACATCACTAAATTacacatgaagacatttctaaaggaacattcatttttcagtgaattaattaatacagtacACAGCCAGGATCTTGAGTAACTTTTCAAAAGTGGAAAAAATACAACCTTGTATCTCAGTTTAAACTATATTCAGACAAATGATTGCATGGATTATAGTGTTGTTGAGCATTAGCAATCAGCAGTCTGATGAAAGCATTAGATTTGTTCAGCTTAGTTTCTTATTATGATCCCTGAGTCTAATTTATGattcatgctttgttttttttttttttttttgtttttttttttcagttgagcCCAAGATAAGTGTGTCACGTGGCTCTGATCCATTGATGGATGGGGGAAATGAGACGGTAGTCGCTGTGTGCACAGCTGAAAATGGAAAACCTGCTGCAGAGATCACCTGGGTGTCTGAGGTTTTTGGAGAACCTGTTCAAACCTTGATTGACGAGCCTAATGACTGTGTAACTGTTGAAAATCGGTACAATTGGAAACCAACCAGGTTTGCCCAAGGAAAGCAACTTACTTGCGTGATTCGTCACCCGGCATTAGAATCGGAGATACGGATTCCATTTACCCTGGATGTCTTGCGTAAGTACAAaatttaatagtttttaaatgctttttttttttttttttttttttaaggttataaactgtatttttttttctaaacatgtaTGCCATATGTTGACAGTTAGTTCTAATTGACTTCAGCCATAGTCATTTAGTCAACCTAAGCATTAAAGAAAGGTGTGCATTATGCTCATATAGTAATGGCAGCCTGAGTAAGCCTGAGGGTAAGTAATAAGACTACTGTATGACCATGTGCTCACTTAAGAACCAATCAACACCGTGGGTTTAACATGTAGTTTTAAAacccaatataaaaaataatgtcttATATAAATTTTAGGAATTACTATACTGACACTTTCCATTTAGATGGACTATGTTTGTATGGTGTGTTGGAagataaaacaatgttaaaacatcCAGCTTCAGTGATATATGGTGGCACATCCATACTGTACCAACAATCTGTTATTCCATAACCATTTCTTGCAGCAGTGTAGATCGTTCGGTTGTGTGTCACAATTCAGAAACCTCTCACAATTGTTCCACCACTGAAATACTGTAGATGCCAGTTATTAGAAACTTACTggtaactttaaaataatggcaacTTTTTTTCTGGGAATCAAAACGAAAGGCTCTTGTACCGGTATGGAACAGCAATATACTGCAGTTATAGGCGCATGGTATTGAAGCACAATTGTTTATTAAATTGTTGTTTAGTCAAAACAgttctctagtcgttttttctctggaaaaagcagagaaaacctttcaatggccgagtgagaccgataggagccgaatcaaaccgaaaaaaacaaataaataaaggacgtatctcatagccccatccactacagagataacacggacataacaaaagtggtagctgcttctgcatccgcGCTTAAAGAacattacagacatttgcagagctttttgagatgttatagtaataaaggatcgcattattgaagagtttggtgataaaacgagtgatcaggagagcatttatcagtatgcacgactatgaagaggtatgtgaaatacagcgaacaagagtgggggcttggctggagatataaTACTAAATGTCGTTTTGCGATTCACtgcctttcaaacctgtttttttctgaatttttttttttttaaatcgcgtataaaataaacagtgtgtgtgaaaataaactggacctgactcgcctgacaagcgctgaataaatggactgcaaatacTTAATATacttaatactgtaaataacaagTTCTGTTCACATTCGTACTCCTGTGCTCAAAGGTGTGCATTCAGACATGTGCGTTAGTGGGCTTCTGAAGTTTGACACCCATGTCCATCAGCTGCATGATTTGAGGTTGTGTCGGGatgcaaacatttaaacacaatatgCGACAGCTGTACATTGACTGAATAAGTTGTAATTAACAGGCACACGTGACGGTCTTGTAGGGGTTTCAGTTCTTTAGCCACTCTTGAAACAGTGAGCTAGTCTTCCAGGCTTTAGCATAGTTTCTATAGATCAGAGGCAGCTTTAAGTGCTATTTGGGGAAACAGCGAAGGCTCTTGCTTTTTCCGATCAACATAAGAAGGCCATTTCTCTGTCCCGTCCATGTTTTCACAACAGCAGTGTAATGCGGtcgataggtttttttttttgcctcctgCAAACTTTCCTCAGCATACCTAGGACTCTCCTGAAAACCCTGAAAAGAGCAGTCTCATCAGCATTGAAGATGTTATGTGACTGGAACACGTCCACAGTGCTGGGTAGGGTTTCCACCTTCCAATCAGCAGCTGCCACAAGGTCAGCATCTTATTTCTTGCTGTGTAACTTCCGCTGAAGTAAGTTTTGTCAGGCTTTCCAACGAAAGCGACGCTTTCTGTTTCAGCATCGGCCCGGTTTCTTACCAACCTGTGAAGAAAAGTGGTTAGGAGATTATTCAGAACCTGGAAGCCTTTGTCTGTTCACACACTTATGTACACACTGGGACTGTAGGCCATGGTGATCAACTGTTTTAAAACACCAATAGCCCTTCATTTTTTATGGTGATGACACAGCATCAGTGCTGTCTTTTTTACTATATGTATGTAGATACAATGAAAAATGCTTTGTCTACTACAGATGCACCAGAAGTTGCAATAACTGGTTATGATGATAACTGGTTCGTTGGCAGGGAGAATGTACAACTTAAATGTAATGCTGCTGCCAATCCTGGGGCTACACAGTATTCATGGAGCAGGTATGTATTGATCTTCTGTACTGTAGAAATAACCTTTTTTAGTTGGATGTTTTAACACTAACTAGAGGCTTGTTGTTCATAGTTTTTGGTGGCCATTGTATCTCTTTATTTTGCCAATTGGAGCGGTTTATCTCTTTTTAAATCATTCCAGGTTGAATGGAGAGCTGCCGGCAGGTTTGCGAATAGCAAACAACACCTTAATATTTGGTAGACCCTTGGATCATAATGACTCCGGGACGTACCA includes the following:
- the LOC121327848 gene encoding nectin-3-like isoform X1, with translation MAGGMSFHCHRNNLFLTGLKATVLIFMYNLSGVSTERVIVDPHITAILGKKIELMCVVHVQEALTQISWEKVHNGSTQTLAVFNPTYGISIPDEYQDKLSFKTPSENDATLVLEEVSFTDAGEYTCKVVTFPYGNTQASTTVTVMVEPKISVSRGSDPLMDGGNETVVAVCTAENGKPAAEITWVSEVFGEPVQTLIDEPNDCVTVENRYNWKPTRFAQGKQLTCVIRHPALESEIRIPFTLDVLHAPEVAITGYDDNWFVGRENVQLKCNAAANPGATQYSWSRLNGELPAGLRIANNTLIFGRPLDHNDSGTYQCEVTNDIGSRTNTRNIYILDPPPTTTTLPTTPLPHTTAGITSLAATKRALFTSPTLESLHEGPLGTIIGGAVGGALFLILLIILVGVCYMKKRRTFRGDYYTKQYTGPSDMQKESPLDVLQPHELQQYNDPNNGSLKQKTNEVIYPDYSKDVKNNEWGNVENMNRCTEGDTLPVDYYEDRVPVGTKYAQDDYYEGNDGDFVSHLDGSVISRREWYV
- the LOC121327848 gene encoding nectin-3-like protein isoform X2: MAGGMSFHCHRNNLFLTGLKATVLIFMYNLSGVSTERVIVDPHITAILGKKIELMCVVHVQEALTQISWEKVHNGSTQTLAVFNPTYGISIPDEYQDKLSFKTPSENDATLVLEEVSFTDAGEYTCKVVTFPYGNTQASTTVTVMVEPKISVSRGSDPLMDGGNETVVAVCTAENGKPAAEITWVSEVFGEPVQTLIDEPNDCVTVENRYNWKPTRFAQGKQLTCVIRHPALESEIRIPFTLDVLHAPEVAITGYDDNWFVGRENVQLKCNAAANPGATQYSWSRLNGELPAGLRIANNTLIFGRPLDHNDSGTYQCEVTNDIGSRTNTRNIYILDTPSKQTSSVAVAGAVIGAVLALFLIAVFIIVLMTPRKERPSHLDKVIDLPPMNKPPPAYVERAVSTPLTVNTAQLRTTDHRYIFQDYEEQRRHVHEQLSCHEWICQNKGPERVHINHREHYV